In Deefgea piscis, the genomic window GGCCGGTGTTTCAATTTTGCAGCTGCCGCTCAATAAACTAGGATCTGCGACCAAACGCCAAACGTCATCAGGCAATTCGATTTGTAAGGAAGAGTGCAGGAGTTCAAAGTCGACGGGCGACAAAAATAAGCGCGATGGATGGGTCGCCGTTGGCATCATCGCCAAAGCCTCACGGATCGGCGCCAAGAGCTGCTGAGGGTGGTTCTGTAATTCGTCACAAATCATTTGTCTTGCTGCGAGCAAAGCCAAATCAAGTACCGATTCGGCCAATTGCGCTTCACCCTGCGCCAAGGTTTCAGTAATGTGGCCCAATAAAGTCAGCAATTGCTGCGTTTCAGCTTCGGCCGCCAAACGACCGGCCTCTAAGCCAGCTTGAAATCCCTCATGCTGAGCCTGCTGCTGAATAGCTTCAATTTCTTCGGCGGTAGGGAGCGGCAAGCTCGGTTCAACCGGTACGGCGGCTACCGGCTCCAATTGCGGCGCTTCAACCTCCGGTGTCGGCGCTATCTCCTCGGGAATTTCAACGGCAAGAAGGGGGGGAACTGCCTTTGGCATATCGAGGAGTGAATTAAATTGCCAGAGCTGAAACTCAGATAGCTCTTCGCGTGGAATCACGCGACGATGGGGTCCTGACATGGTGCTCCTTAATCAACTAAGCCCTCGCCACCGCCGCCGCCCAATACAATTTGTCCTTCATCGGCCAGACGACGTACGATTTTAAGAATTTCTTTTTGCTCGCCTTCAACCTCAGAGAGCTTAACCGGCCCTTTTGCTTCCAGATCTTCACGCAACATTTCTGCCGCACGTTGCGACATATTTTTAAATATTTTTTCTCGTAATGCTTGGCTGGTGCCTTTGAGCGCGACCACCAAAGAATCAGACTGAATTTCACGCATCAAGAGCTGGATACCACGGTCATCAATATCCAACACGTTATCGAAGGTAAACATTTTATCTTGGATTTTTTGGGCTAGTTCAGGGTCATACTCGCGAATATTGGCAACTGCCGAGGTTTCGACTGCGCTGCCCATAAAGTTGAGCATATCGGCCGCCATTTGCACGCCGCCCATGGCGCTTTTTTTCAACTTGTCCGAGCCCGACAACAGCTGCGTTAAAACATCATTGAGCTCTTTTAATGCGGCCGGTTGTACGCCCTCAAGCGTGGCAATCCGCAGTAAAACATCATTGCGTAAACGTTCAACAAAATGCCCCATGATTTCAGAGGACTGATCTGGTTCAAGGTGCACCATAATGGTAGCAATAATCTGTGGATGCTCGTTTTTAATCAACTCAGCCACCGCAACCGCATCCATCCATTTAAGCGATTCAATGCCGTTATTGTCATTGCCTTGTAAGATACGGTCGAGCAAATTAGCGGCTTTATCGGTGCCCAGAGCCTTGGTTAAGACCGAACGAATATATTCGTCGGCAGCGCCCAAATTAGCGCGGTTTTGCGTTGAGGCGATAAAATCCCCCAACACTTTGTCCATATCTTCACGCTTTACTGCATTCATATTGGCCATGGCAAAGCCGAGTTTTTGGACTTCTTTT contains:
- a CDS encoding flagellar assembly protein FliH; the protein is MSGPHRRVIPREELSEFQLWQFNSLLDMPKAVPPLLAVEIPEEIAPTPEVEAPQLEPVAAVPVEPSLPLPTAEEIEAIQQQAQHEGFQAGLEAGRLAAEAETQQLLTLLGHITETLAQGEAQLAESVLDLALLAARQMICDELQNHPQQLLAPIREALAMMPTATHPSRLFLSPVDFELLHSSLQIELPDDVWRLVADPSLLSGSCKIETPATQLAFSLASRWENILRVLRRSDRADLAWGQYPAEETQAASAVQPLETPVPVAIDLESVANIDSLSPPPAADAERV
- the fliG gene encoding flagellar motor switch protein FliG, with the translated sequence MAANMNEDGVNRGALLLMSLGEDCAVEIFKFLGPKEVQKLGFAMANMNAVKREDMDKVLGDFIASTQNRANLGAADEYIRSVLTKALGTDKAANLLDRILQGNDNNGIESLKWMDAVAVAELIKNEHPQIIATIMVHLEPDQSSEIMGHFVERLRNDVLLRIATLEGVQPAALKELNDVLTQLLSGSDKLKKSAMGGVQMAADMLNFMGSAVETSAVANIREYDPELAQKIQDKMFTFDNVLDIDDRGIQLLMREIQSDSLVVALKGTSQALREKIFKNMSQRAAEMLREDLEAKGPVKLSEVEGEQKEILKIVRRLADEGQIVLGGGGGEGLVD